DNA from Trachemys scripta elegans isolate TJP31775 chromosome 15, CAS_Tse_1.0, whole genome shotgun sequence:
TTGCCATCAACTACAACGAGAAGGTACGGTATCTAATGTAAATAACACTATCTGACTAAACCTGTGTGCAGTCCCAGGACAAAATAAATCCCAACTCTGCATATGTTTTGCATGGAACCCTAAAAAAACATTTATAGAATCACATCATTTACAGATATTCCCATTTGAGTGTCAGTAGTAGCTGAACACAGGACACACCATGTGTTCAGCTTAAACCACCACCCTGGTCCACCCATATTTCTGCACATATGCGTAAATGGACACTGTGGGAGCTAAATGTCAGGAGCAAATAGACCCAGACAGGAAAGATGTAAGAGTTCAGAAAACAGCCACAGAGGGACTTTAGCCATCTCAGGGAGGCAGGTTCATAGGTGGGACCTTACCCAGGGCCTTGTGTACCTCATGGCAAGTGGGATCCAGATTTTCAGGAGCTACAAATGCAAAATTCTATAGTAGCTtcacctacattttttttaaaaagatctttaaTGAATTCTGAGAATGAATAATGCAATCAGTTCAATAGCCTTGGTGCTGGTCTTAATATTAAATTCTGACCTCTGACCCCTTTGATTACTGAACAACttttacattttcagattttgtttctGGGCGAAGTACATATTTGCCAGGTTTCAGCTCAGCTTGGATAACTTATGGGTAAATCATAAACATTTCAGACAAAGGATTATTAGGAGCAAAAGGGATTCTTAGCAACAGTAAAACTATAAAGGACCATTTTATCATAAATTAGTACAAGACTGTACATATATCCTACCTCACCCCAACTTGGAGCTGGTTTTTGgaaactggaagtcaggagattcAGAACCAGATAACTGGCCTCTGACCAAATAAATCCCTCCAGCTCTATTGAGGGGCAATGAAAATCTCTAATGTAGAAGAAGTCTTCCATTTTGAAATATAGTCATGATGGTGGCAGCCAGAGGCCCTGATCTGATTGAAGCCTTGTTGTGCTACATGCAGTACAAACATAGAGGTAGACACAGCCCCTGATCTGAAGAGCTTACTGTTCATTGAAACTAATGCTCTCTGATGTGAGAATTTCGCCCAAGTTTCTTTAATCATTAATTTGCACACTAAGAGGAACGGCTTTATATTATACATGCTTCTGTTTCAGATCTACGAGCTTCGGGTAATGGAGACCAAACCTGATAAAGCTGTGTCCATCATAGAGTGTGATATGAACGTAAGTTGAAGTCTTTGGGGCAGGATCTTTCTTTTCACTTAAATTATTCTTTTGAGAAGGGGCATCTGATCATGACAATGCTGCgttactgaaatatatttatgCTGTGGGACAGGTGAGCATTCAGTAATACAGATCTTGTAACCATAAGTGAGTTGCAAGATGAAGGCCACAGGTCATATACTAGGGTTTCCatctctgactgaagctattctgggagatttttttccccaacgtGACGTAATATCATGTCCTTAAAATAtcttattaaaatctcctggattgctttcaatagtcaccaggaGTCCAGCGATTCCAGGCcgatcctggagggttggcaacgcTGTCATATGTCGTAGGTGCCTGAAGTGCCTATAATTCCTGTACAGTCTTACTTGCAAATTGTTCTCCTGGGCACTTTGTTCTATGTACTTACGAAAGATGCTGGTCCATTTGACAGCCTGGAGACTGAAAACAGCCGCAGTGTGATGTTCCATGCTGCCCTGACAGCATGTTACAACCATGTGTTGGAGAAGCACCTTTTAGAGATGAGTCTCCCACATTCCAATTGTAACATTTTTGCTAAATGagcttttttaaaagatctgttcCCTCTAGTTCAAAATAGAATGGTAGAGTTTGTAGAGATTTTTGGGATGGCATACGatgatgataatttaaaaaaaaaatgtggatctgttttaaaacaaaacaaaacacttttcttGCTGTAAACACAGGTAGATTTTGATGCACCTTTGGGATACAAAGAACCAGAAAGACACACACAACCTGAGGAGAGCACAGTAAGTTAAGTTCATTCTTCTTCTCTACAGTGTATTCTCTCTAGTTGACTTCTCTTCTTACAGTGGCTGTTATGGAGCAAAGATCACTAATGGAAGACTCTTTCTGAAAAGGTCTTGAGATCAGACAGTTCAACCATAAATTTTATTTCCAAGGTGCTCTTGCCtacatttcttttcctctcttaCCCCACCATATGGAGGTTGTTCATGTAGAACAACCTATTTCCAGGACAAAAACTTTGTCAAAAAAATTCATGTTCAGTGAACTTTATAAAATACCTGTAAAAGTTTCATTCTGTAGGAAATCCATGAAACCCTTCATGTTAATGTTGCATAACACAAAATGAATGTAATGAAACCGCTTGTTTCTCCTCTGCGTCCTAGGACGTTGAAGCAGACCACAGTGGCTATGTGGGTGACCTAGGATTTCGTGTAAGTATCTTCTTTTGGTCTGGTAGTGTTGAACACTCGAAGCTTGTAGGCAAATCTATCAGCTGGGAAGGTGGAAACACATTCCCCGCAACTGCACAAATCCAGTTCCTTTGCTCAGGGCTTCTCTTTTACTTAGAAACAAAGATGCAGAGCAACCGAGTGTCACCACCTCAGAGGTTTGTCTTAGCCCTCATCTCAGGACTTCCCAGCCTTTCCCAGCTGAGGcttcccccagccagctcctACTTGCTGCAGGTGTTTTCTTCTCAGAACTTCCAGGTGTGACAGGCCCCTTTCCTAGCCTTGGGTCCTCCTTTCCTGAGGCTAGGCTGCCTCTATTTGTAGCAGATGCTGCTTACAACATGTAATCACACGACAACCTGGCCTTGGAACACTGAGATGTGCACATGCACCCTAGGACCAACACTAGAGCCCTGTGAttttcacaaatacaaaataacacaaaataaaatgaaaacttcaTCCTGGAACTGCTGTGCCTGTGGCTTCTATCCCACAGGGCAAGTCCGGCTCCCTGTGccgggcattgcaacctggtagATGAGGTCACAGcatcactcagatttggcccagccacccctctatcatgatttgagtgagtggtgttgcgacctggtgcatggggattgcagcgccactcaggtttggcccgttCACTCTTCTGTCATCATATCATCCCCaaagtggggagctgggcccagccctgtgggacaggagccactgctgcagggtgagtgcaaGGTGGGCTCGCTGTGCAACCCCCCTTCCCACTGtctgcaaccccctgccccgcctcagGACCTCCCAACCCCTCCAGAGGCAAACATGCAATCTCCCCCTCCAGCAtggataaaatgaaataatacaaaagttaaaaaaaaaaatcttaaaaatgtatttaaaaaaaataaatttcacagGGTGCTAATCACCTTGTTACACATCCCAAAAGAAATGTATAAGATTCATTTCACTGCAATGTATTTTCTCAGGAGTTTCTAATATATAAATACAGCAGTAACTTGTTTTCTGAATCCATAGTAAATACAGTATTACCACTCAAGACTCCGATGGCTTGTGAGTAATGGAAGTAATACTTAAGTATCTAACAATACCTGAGGGAAGTAAATTttgtttgataaaatgttatCAGGAGCACAAACTAGGCATCCCCTCTGGACACTTGCTTAGCACAGAGTAAAAGTTTCTTCCATTGTAAATGTCATAAAATGATGGACCTGTGaaacaatcatgcttctgtaGTATTCATGTGTTTAGCCATTCTGAGATTCAGCCACATTCATCTTTAAGCCAGTCTGACATTCCATCTAGTAGTGTGCAGGGATCTGTGCACATTGTAAAACAGACTCCCATATATACTTTTATAGAGGTACTCTTGCAAATTACATGCAGTTAATGATGTGGGAGAATTTCCAGTGTTCTAAGCTAGGGCACAAATCACAGCCTATGAAAAATCACTGGCCCTGGCCTTCAGTCTCTGTCCCAGTCCAATTGTCTAGACCTTGTATTGTAGTCACTGTCCTTTCAGTCAAggaagggcagtttaggttggacattaggaaaaacttcctaactatccggggtggttaagcactagaataaattgcctagggagattgtggaacctccatcattggagatttttaagagcaggttagacaaacacctgtcaggaatggtgcaggggactgaactagaagaCATCTTGAGGTCcgttccagtcctacgattctataagCAGTCAATGCTATTCGATCGGCTGGAGAGGTGATGGTGGGTGCTCTCTACTGTTCCTGAGGAGCCAAGTGATGGGAACTGAAATACCATTCTAAGCTCTTGCATGGCAGTGCAGAATACTAACATTAGTCCACTAGATCAGCACCAATcttgaatcaggccctgtgcccattttagcctttttaaaaaacaaaaacgcatgcttgcagagctcttcttcaacaATAAGGTGGAACATGTGTAGAAATGACTTTCTGCTTTATACCTGTAGGCATTCTCTGGCTCTGGGAACAGGCTAGATGGCAAGAAGAAAGGTGTCGAGCCTAGTCCCTCGCCAATTAAACCAGGAGACATTCGAAGGTTAGCCCATTTCATTCAGGATTCTACAGGTGGAAGGTCAATGTTTGAGCAGAATGAATCATTCTTGATGTATTTGTCTGCTTCTATAATATCAGTGAGATCCTGATTTCCCCAAATGTATTTTATAGCCAAATATTTAATATACGTTGCTTTGAGAGTTGCCAGATAAATCACATGGACttagatttgtaaaggtatttaggtgttgctgctcTCAGCATTGCAATGAACGCCTAACTGATTAGGAGcctatatttcattttcaaaaggcatttaggcacttgAGTATAAATCCCATCAACTATCAGTATAAATACTTTTACAAAACTTAGCCATGGTCTTGTTTTGTTTCCTGACAGGATAACTGCACAAGCATTTCTAAACAAGGCAGATTGATTtaactcagggatcggcaacctttggcacatggctcgccagggtaagcacccggctgggccggtttgtttacctgccgcgtccacaggtttggccaatcacagctcccactggccgcagttcgccgctccaggccaatgggggcggcgggaagcggcagccagcacgtcccttgtCCCATGCCGCtttctgccgcccccattggcctggagctgtgattggccgaacctgccgacgcggcaggtaaacaaaccagcccagcccaccagggtgcttaccctggcgagctgcgtgccaaagattgccgatccctgatttatCACAAAGCCAtgtaaatcaccaattttaatcaggATTTAAAtgagcaagcaggaaaccttgatttaaatcctCAATTTTAATCGTGTTGTGAATCTGtacttttagttattttcctaaatatTCTTTCTGCAACTGCAGAACAGGCCACTGCTGTCAACAGCTGgcttagcacttcaacaaactctggttccagatgcTTAGCCAGTGATTTCCACCAACTCAGtcgtttgactttctttaaaacttggcaacaAACGTGctacttaatattattttttgtatttaatttaaattatttgagTAGATTATAGTGAATTTAGGCCTTATTCTGTTAtcaatttcaaaattaattttaaatagatttatttttaaactgtatttattttaaataaaaaatatccaatttaaattaaaaaaaatcaattttcatccACCCTGCTTCTGAATTAATACTCACTATAGTAATGGTCCTACGAAGATGTGTGCAACCAGCTTCGGCCTTAGTTTTCCACATATGCTTGTACCAGTAAAATCTGATCCCTCATGAAAAGTGCAGACATGATGCATGCACATGGCTGCAGACAACTTAACTAAAATGAATCATCACAGATATTTCTTTACaacatttgctcagctctagtaaATAAATCTATGGTCTGATTCTGATGTGCTAGCAAAATAATCCTAATGACAGCTCTTCAAAAGGAATGGTTAGGATGACactcaagaaaaacaaaacaaaaaacaacaaaaactataGAGAATAGTCCTTGCTATTGTTTGTCACATTTATTTCCATGTCAAGactctaaaggtttattcaaTACCTTAATATCTCAATCTTCCTTTCCCAGAGGAATACCCAATTATGACTTCAGAATTGGTAGGATCACATTCATTAGAAATTCACGACCACTAGTCAAGAAAGTTGAAGAGGTGAGTAGACCTCTGTACCTTGCCGTATTTGTAGAGAACTTAATACAGTGGAAGTAACAGTTGTTGAAGGGGTCTGCATTGCTAGTGGGCCCCAACTCCAGCAAACCTGCTCGAATACTACGCTTCTTGACTCTGATGCTGCAGACCCATCTGAGATCAGaacaatgaagaaaaaatatGCTAATTAGAAGTGTTATAAATCACTGAAACCtagtttaaataattttttaatgacATGAGCAAAGTTCCCTTCATGGAAGGCTTTTTTAGGGAATATTGTGGTCCTTGATGTGTGGCTTCCGTTCAGCGTGTGATCTCTTATCTCATGATAAATCTTCAACAATGGGGACTATTAACTGTTGggcccttctcttcccccacaggGTGTGAGAACTCCCACTGCTTTGACTAGGAGTTAATTTGTCCCCTGTGGGAAAATTGGGCCCCTGTTTGTAGCACAGCAACTATTGTGCAATCAACCAGGTTTGCCACTAAAAGTCTGTATGATAGCATTTTAGTGTGATGGATCTTAATCTCTTTTATCTCTGAAATGGTGAATAACAGTGCGGGGGGGTTATTGGCAGTAAAAATTAAGAGCTTCTTGCTGAGCATGATCAGATCCATTGTTTAGACTCCCTGGCTTTGCCAATTCACAGCCTGTGATTGCTCATGGagaacttacattttaaaactacTCAAtgatattgacaggtttcagagtaacagccgtgttagtctgtatccgcaaaaagaagaacaggagtacttgtggcaccttagagactaacaaatttattagagcataagctttcgtggactacagcccacttcttcggatgcatatagaatggaacatatattgaggagatatatatacacacatacNNNNNNNNNNNNNNNNNNNNNNNNNNNNNNNNNNNNNNNNNNNNNNNNNNNNNNNNNNNNNNNNNNNNNNNNNNNNNNNNNNNNNNNNNNNNNNNNNNNNNNNNNNNNNNNNNNNNNNNNNNNNNNNNNNNNNNNNNNNNNNNNNNNNNNNNNNNNNNNNNNNNNNNNNNNNNNNNNNNNNNNNNNNNNNNNNNNNNNNNNNNNNNNNNNNNNNNNNNNNNNNNNNNNNNNNNNNNNNNNNNNNNNNNNNNNNNNNNNNNNNNNNNNNNNNNNNNNNNNNNNNNNNNNNNNNNNNNNNNNNNNNNNNNNNNNNNNNNNNNNNNNNNNNNNNNNNNNNNNNNNNNNNNNNNNNNNNNNNNNNNNNNNNNNNNNNNNNNNNNNNNNNNNNNtggtaagacaactcccacctgtttatgctctctgtatgtgtgtatatatatctcctcaatatatgttccattctatatgcatccgaagaagtgggctgtagtccacgaaagcttatgctctaataaatttgttagtctctaaggtgccacaagtactcctgttcttcttttcaatgATATTGAATACTGTCTACAGGACAGAAAGCTCTGATGTTCTTATTAGCTGACATAAAAAGGTTTGCCTTGTATAAGCCTggaggaagaaaatataaaatggaaGTGAAAGGGATTTTGAATTAAATCTATGAAAGGAACTGAAACTCTAGCAACTTCTGGGGAAGGAAACTGTTTTCTGTGTAAATTATGGATGTGAAATGTCAAGACCCAGTGCAGTAGTGCTTTTATGATGGAATGTTGTCTGAAGCAGGCCTTCTCTTTGTTCAATAATAACAAACACTGAATCTAAACAAATGTCTCTTCTCCCTCCTACATTCAGGATGACTCTGGCAGCAGGTTCATTGCGTTTTCAGGAGAAGGCCAGTCCCTGCGCAAGAAGGGAAGAAAACCATAAGTTATGGAACCTTTGGCCAATTGGGGAGAATAAAATAACATTGCAGCGCATTGGATCTTAGTTATTGGGTTTGAGAGGAGAGAGGCTATTGGTCATATGTAACACATGGACACTTTGGCTTTGATTTTACTTTAAAGTCAAGTTAGCAATTTAGGAATTCTTACTTTTCAATTGAAAACTAAGCTCCAGGAGCTTGTAGTGGTTATTTTGTATGCTGGAAAGAGGGGAATTTGTTAGAGAAACCTAAAAAACAAATCCAGCAAACTGTCCTTATTCAAAAGGTCAACGTGTTTCTGCTGGCTCAGTTCTGAAGACTACATACTACTTTCGTTGATATCCCCTATGAGGATGGTATCATGTTGCTCTGAGCTTGTTAATTTTCCTTGAACATTTGTTTACCACACTTTCAAACAACCTTTCCAATGCCATGTTCTCCACAAACCAGGGCACATGTTTAGGTGGCATAAGACCTCCATGGGAGGGCTTTTATCTGATCTTGTTTTCTTAGATGTTTAGTAAGAAACCAACATAAAGAAGTCCCACGCTCTGACAGAGAACCAAATACTTGCCTTGTCAGTTGTAATTAAATACATGGCTTCATACCTTTCTAATAGCTAAGATACAATAGGTCAGCTTAATAATCTGAAATTACAAGTGAATCAGTAGCATGGGTATGTATGGTAAGGACCTGGCTTCTTGTGAGTTGTGCTGGATAACTGAGTACAGATGTCCAGCTCCCTCTTCTTTTAGAACAGTGGTGTGTTTCCCACATACGACATAGAGGGTCTTTAATcttcttgtcctcttcctttATAGTGACATGATCTAGTTTGTTCAGCCTCCCTAAAAAGGGTGAAACTCTTCTTTACTCAGCTATGCCCCTTCCTCAAACCTGCCTTAAGGCAAGGCCCAGGGGCTGTCCATGTTTGATTACTCTCAAATAAAgcaacagacatttaaaaaatgcaccTCAGAAAAATCCACCGCATCCTGCCCTTCTCTAAAGCCAAAACACTATTTCCCTGCAATGTGACCTACACCAAGAGAAGGTTGATAGAAAAACATGCATTTTGAAAGAAACTGTGTTTTTAGATAAAAACCATTCCACATCTGCTGGCCTGTGGGAGTTGGGCTACTACCTTTATCACTCCAGAAGTGAAGCGTAACAAGAATGGTGTGATCATCTGCCAGAACTGACAACCTTGAAATATATAATAGACTACAGTGAATGATCATTCACAGCCTCCTACATCAACCTCCTTAATCACATATTAGACATTGGATATATGAGTAAGAGTATTGGTACCAATAGCAATGGATCTGATTTACACAGTTCAGGTCTGAAGTACCCTGGGGTGCCCCGATAGCT
Protein-coding regions in this window:
- the UFD1 gene encoding ubiquitin recognition factor in ER-associated degradation protein 1 isoform X1; translated protein: MFSFNMFDHPIPRVFQNRFSTQYRCFSVSMLAGPNDRSDVEKGGKIIMPPSALDQLSRLNITYPMLFKLTNKNSDRMTHCGVLEFVADEGICYLPHWMMQNLLLEEGGLVQVESVNLQVATYSKFQPQSPDFLDITNPKAVLENALRNFACLTTGDVIAINYNEKIYELRVMETKPDKAVSIIECDMNVDFDAPLGYKEPERHTQPEESTDVEADHSGYVGDLGFRVSIFFWSGSVEHSKLVGKSISWEGGNTFPATAQIQFLCSGLLFYLETKMQSNRVSPPQRFVLALISGLPSLSQLRLPPASSYLLQVFSSQNFQV